The following coding sequences are from one Ficedula albicollis isolate OC2 chromosome 14, FicAlb1.5, whole genome shotgun sequence window:
- the MMD2 gene encoding monocyte to macrophage differentiation factor 2, which produces MFVSRLLDFQKTRYARFMNHRVPSNCRYQPTEYEHAANCATHAFWILPSILGSSILYILSDDQWETISAWIYGFGLSSLFIVSTIFHTISWKKRHLRTVEHCLHMFDRMVIYFFIAASYAPWLNLRELGPWASHMRWIIWIMASIGTVYVFFFHERYKLVELVCYVIMGFFPALVILSMPNRDGLLELVLGGFFYCLGMVFFKSDGRIPFAHAIWHLFVAIGAGIHYYAIWRYLYRPGALETRPSR; this is translated from the exons ATGTTCGTGTCCCGGCTCCTGGATTTCCAGAAGACGCGCTACGCCAG GTTCATGAATCACCGTGTCCCATCCAACTGCAGGTACCAGCCCACGGAATATGAGCATGCAGCCAACTGTGCCACCCACGCT TTCTGGATCCTGCCCAGCATCCTTGGCAGCTCGATCCTCTACATCCTCTCTGATGACCAGTGGGAAACCATCTCAGCCTGGATCTATGGCTTCGGTTTGTCCAGCCTCTTCATTGTCTCCACCATCTTCCACACCATCTCCTGGAAGAAGAGGCATCTCAG GACTGTGGAGCATTGCCTGCACATGTTTGACAGGATGGTGATCTACTTCTTCATCGCCGCGTCCTACGCTCCCTG GCTGAACCTGAGGGAGTTGGGCCCCTGGGCGTCCCACATGCGCTGGATCATCTGGATCATGGCATCCATCGGGACCGTCTACGTTTTCTTCTTCCATGAGCG GTACAAGCTGGTGGAGCTGGTGTGCTACGTTATCATGGGCTTCTTCCCCGCCTTGGTCATCCTCTCCATG cccaACAGGGACGgcctcctggagctggtgctgggcgGGTTCTTCTACTGCCTGGGCATGGTGTTCTTCAAAAGCGACGGCCGCATCCCCTTCGCCCACGCCATCTGGCACCTGTTCGTGGCCATCGGGGCTGGCATCCACTACTACGCCATCTGGAGGTACCTGTACCGGCCCGGGGCGCTGGAGACCCGCCCCTCTCGCTAG